Below is a genomic region from Bradyrhizobium sp. 1(2017).
GCCGGCCGCGCACGCCTCTCACTAACCGTTCTCCTCCGCGCGGAGCACTCCCTGCTCCGCTTCCTTGGCGGACCACTGCTTCGCCGCTCCCCGCGGCGAAGCTCTTTTCTTCGAGGGTAGCCATGCTGGATGTCCCCCATGCAACCACGACCGAACCCGGCGAGACCCAATTCGATCTTCGCAAGGAGGCCGAAGCGGCAGGGATTACCGGGACGCTTCAACAGCTGGAGCAGGAGCTGATCGGACTGAAGCCGGTCAAGAGCCGGGTACGCCAGATCGCCTCGCTGTTGCTGATCGAGCGCATCCGCCAGCGAGCAGGCCTCGCCGCTGCGCCGCCGACGCTGCACATGTCGTTCACCGGCAATCCCGGCACCGGCAAGACGACTGTCGCGCTGCGCATGGCAAAAATCCTGCACGGCCTCGGCTTCGTGCGTCGCGGGCAGGTGATCTCGGTGACGCGCGACGATCTGGTCGGTCAGTATATCGGCCACACCGCCCCGAAGACCAAGGAGATATTGAAGAAGGCGATGGGCGGCGTGCTGTTCATCGACGAGGCTTATTATCTCCATCGCCCCGACAACGAGCGCGACTACGGCCAGGAGGCGATCGAGATCCTGCTCCAGGTGATGGAGAACCAGCGCGAGGATCTGGTCGTGATCCTCGCCGGCTATGGCGAGCGCATGACGAGCTTCTTCGCCTCCAATCCCGGCTTCCGCTCGCGTATCGCGCACCACATCGAATTCCCGGACTATGCCGAAGCCGAGCTGCTCGTCATCGCCGAGCTGATGCTGAAGGAGCGCGGATATCGCTTCTCGGCGGCGGCGCGCGAGGCGTTCGAGAAGTACATCGAACTGCGCCGGACCCAGCCGTTCTTCTCCAACGCGCGCTCGATCCGCAACGCCGTCGACCGCATCCGCTTGCGGCAGGCCGATCGCCTGGTGTCCGATCTCGACCGCATGCTCG
It encodes:
- the cbbX gene encoding CbbX protein translates to MLDVPHATTTEPGETQFDLRKEAEAAGITGTLQQLEQELIGLKPVKSRVRQIASLLLIERIRQRAGLAAAPPTLHMSFTGNPGTGKTTVALRMAKILHGLGFVRRGQVISVTRDDLVGQYIGHTAPKTKEILKKAMGGVLFIDEAYYLHRPDNERDYGQEAIEILLQVMENQREDLVVILAGYGERMTSFFASNPGFRSRIAHHIEFPDYAEAELLVIAELMLKERGYRFSAAAREAFEKYIELRRTQPFFSNARSIRNAVDRIRLRQADRLVSDLDRMLEIPDLETIDPMDVLASRVFSGGADARSAKP